Proteins encoded by one window of Mariniplasma anaerobium:
- the arcA gene encoding arginine deiminase, which yields MKNLSVFSEVAPLKKVCLHRPGLELENLTPKWLNDLLFDDIPWLKKAQIEHDYLASVLKENGVEVVYLVDLVEESLQNQSVKKQFIDQFIKESNLIHHRSKEKIYTHLNQMTTRDMILTTMAGIVKADFQTYRKHSLKDHIRDYPFMTDPMPNLYFTRDPFSTVFNTVSLNKMYKQARARETIYGEYIFKYHPEYKQTVKVYDRHEDYSIEGGDIMVLNSKVLAVGISERSEPDGIEKFAQNVFDNTDAEVVLAIDLPKKRSFMHLDTVLTQVDVDKFLIHHDFTGNLNVYEIYRGSRAHSLRIIPKKYSIKRLFSYHLKTKITVIPCGGDDKITSDREQWNDGANALAIAPGVVIVYERNQVTNQILQEHGVKTIVIPASELSRGRGGPRCMSMPLIRK from the coding sequence ATGAAAAATTTAAGCGTTTTCTCTGAAGTTGCACCCTTAAAAAAAGTGTGTCTTCATAGACCTGGATTAGAACTAGAAAACTTAACTCCTAAATGGCTTAACGACTTATTATTCGATGATATTCCTTGGCTAAAAAAAGCTCAAATTGAACATGACTATTTAGCAAGTGTTTTAAAAGAAAATGGAGTAGAAGTCGTCTATCTAGTTGATTTAGTTGAAGAAAGTCTTCAAAACCAATCAGTAAAGAAACAATTTATTGATCAATTTATTAAAGAATCAAATTTGATTCATCATAGATCAAAAGAAAAAATCTATACGCACTTAAATCAAATGACAACAAGAGATATGATTTTAACGACTATGGCAGGTATCGTTAAAGCTGATTTTCAAACATATCGAAAACATTCTTTAAAAGATCATATTAGAGATTATCCATTTATGACTGATCCAATGCCAAATTTATATTTTACAAGAGATCCTTTTTCGACTGTTTTTAATACTGTTTCTCTAAATAAAATGTATAAACAAGCACGTGCTAGAGAAACCATCTATGGAGAATATATTTTCAAATACCATCCTGAATACAAACAAACTGTTAAAGTTTATGATAGACACGAAGATTATTCAATCGAAGGTGGAGACATCATGGTCTTAAACAGCAAAGTTCTTGCAGTTGGTATTTCAGAAAGATCTGAACCTGATGGAATCGAAAAATTCGCACAAAATGTCTTTGATAATACAGATGCTGAAGTCGTATTAGCAATTGATCTACCTAAAAAAAGAAGTTTCATGCATTTAGATACAGTTTTAACTCAAGTCGATGTTGATAAGTTTTTGATTCATCATGATTTCACCGGCAATTTAAATGTTTATGAGATTTATCGTGGATCTAGAGCTCATAGTTTAAGAATAATTCCAAAAAAATATTCTATTAAAAGATTATTTTCTTATCATTTAAAAACAAAAATCACTGTTATTCCATGTGGTGGTGATGATAAAATCACGTCTGATAGAGAACAATGGAATGATGGAGCAAATGCATTAGCAATTGCACCAGGAGTCGTTATTGTTTATGAAAGAAATCAAGTAACCAATCAAATATTACAAGAACATGGTGTAAAAACCATTGTTATTCCAGCTAGTGAATTATCTAGAGGCCGAGGCGGTCCTAGATGTATGAGCATGCCTCTAATAAGAAAATAA
- a CDS encoding DUF554 domain-containing protein: protein MGTIINAAAIIVATFLGIIFKKGLSEKIQKSIMFTLGLGLTCLALGWFIKDFIVIEDGALSTQGDLLIIISLVIGVIIGEWIDIDKRLNDFVFKVEKKYNLPPLAKGFISATLIFCVGAMAITGAIQDGLGLGMTTLIIKSVLDFITAMVLASFLGIGVIFSAISVLVYQGSITILARYLSDYATPEIISSLSMIGSILLVAIGINFMEIKKIKVANLLPALLMPIIYYVVLMIF, encoded by the coding sequence ATGGGAACAATTATAAATGCAGCAGCCATTATAGTAGCAACCTTTTTGGGTATTATATTTAAAAAAGGTTTGTCAGAAAAAATTCAAAAATCTATTATGTTTACACTAGGGCTGGGATTAACTTGTTTAGCTTTAGGTTGGTTTATTAAGGATTTTATTGTGATAGAAGATGGCGCTCTTTCGACACAAGGCGATTTATTGATTATTATATCCTTAGTAATTGGAGTCATCATTGGAGAGTGGATTGATATTGATAAACGACTTAATGATTTTGTATTTAAAGTCGAAAAGAAATATAATCTTCCACCTCTTGCTAAAGGTTTTATTTCAGCAACACTAATCTTTTGTGTAGGAGCAATGGCAATTACTGGTGCGATTCAAGATGGTTTAGGATTAGGAATGACAACTTTAATTATCAAATCAGTTTTAGACTTTATCACTGCGATGGTATTAGCTTCATTTTTGGGTATTGGTGTAATCTTTTCAGCAATAAGTGTTTTGGTGTATCAAGGGTCAATTACAATATTAGCTAGATATTTAAGTGATTATGCAACTCCAGAAATCATTAGTTCATTATCAATGATAGGCTCTATATTATTAGTTGCTATCGGAATTAATTTCATGGAAATTAAAAAGATTAAAGTAGCAAACCTTTTACCAGCACTTTTAATGCCAATTATTTATTATGTAGTTTTAATGATTTTTTAA
- a CDS encoding class I SAM-dependent methyltransferase translates to MEICKLCNSKHMITYKHPKFDMIFHECLDCEVIYKDKSQILSEEDEKKVYDLHENTIDNPGYVNFLTNFIDSAVIPFIKKGIALDFGSGPGPVLQHILNTKYQFKCDIYDYYYAKHKKVFDKKYDLITSTEVFEHLSNPISILNQFHEILKSQGIVSIMTLFYPKDQETFFDWFYIRDPSHITFFTPKTFEVIASLTGFKVIDTNNYRYITLKKLPE, encoded by the coding sequence ATGGAGATTTGCAAGCTATGTAATAGTAAGCACATGATCACTTATAAACATCCAAAATTTGATATGATTTTTCATGAGTGTTTAGATTGTGAAGTGATTTATAAAGACAAATCACAAATACTATCAGAAGAAGATGAAAAAAAGGTATATGATTTACATGAAAATACTATTGATAATCCAGGATATGTTAATTTTTTAACAAATTTTATCGATAGTGCAGTTATACCCTTTATTAAAAAGGGTATTGCGCTTGATTTTGGAAGTGGTCCAGGACCTGTTTTACAACATATATTAAATACTAAATATCAGTTTAAATGTGACATCTATGATTATTATTATGCTAAGCATAAAAAAGTTTTTGATAAGAAATATGATCTGATAACTTCAACTGAGGTTTTTGAACATTTAAGCAATCCTATAAGTATATTAAATCAATTTCATGAAATACTTAAATCTCAAGGTATTGTTTCTATAATGACGCTATTTTATCCTAAAGATCAAGAAACTTTTTTTGATTGGTTTTATATAAGAGATCCTAGTCATATAACATTTTTTACACCAAAAACATTCGAAGTTATTGCGAGTTTAACAGGATTTAAAGTCATTGATACAAATAATTATCGATATATAACATTAAAAAAACTGCCAGAATAA
- a CDS encoding SDR family NAD(P)-dependent oxidoreductase, whose translation MQKIAIVTGATSGIGRQLVLKLIEQNMIVIALGRSDEKIENLKIDTEALITDNALYVIKGDLNNIKSIEEIEKRISFVLDEHQYQIDYLIHVAGRVTSGYHVNKDQHEMTFAVNHLAVVLLTHLLIKRIRKSEKSRILVVSSQSHYRANINFNNLESKKFYSILRSYKRSKLYNVLFVKALASRFEDVPVYAIDPGLVRTKIGTKNTSKLASFVWNWRSKKGIDPMVAATHMYDVLTQERFDNISGSYIRHGQPVSSNPITYDKENIDKLWDVSLEMLDIKKYF comes from the coding sequence ATGCAAAAGATCGCGATTGTTACAGGTGCAACTTCTGGTATAGGTAGACAACTTGTATTAAAACTAATTGAACAAAATATGATTGTTATCGCACTTGGTAGAAGTGATGAAAAAATCGAGAATTTAAAAATCGATACAGAGGCACTTATAACTGATAATGCATTATATGTTATTAAAGGTGATTTAAATAATATAAAAAGTATTGAAGAAATTGAAAAGAGAATATCATTTGTTTTAGATGAACATCAATACCAAATAGATTATCTCATTCATGTAGCAGGAAGAGTGACTTCAGGTTATCATGTGAATAAGGATCAACATGAAATGACATTTGCGGTTAATCATTTAGCTGTAGTCTTATTAACGCATTTATTAATTAAGCGAATAAGAAAATCAGAAAAATCACGAATTTTAGTTGTAAGTTCTCAATCTCATTATCGTGCAAATATAAATTTTAACAATTTAGAATCAAAGAAGTTTTATTCGATCTTGAGATCTTATAAAAGATCAAAATTGTATAATGTGCTTTTTGTAAAAGCTTTAGCAAGTAGATTTGAAGATGTTCCGGTTTATGCAATCGATCCAGGATTGGTTAGAACTAAAATTGGGACAAAAAACACATCTAAGTTAGCTAGTTTTGTATGGAATTGGAGATCAAAAAAGGGTATAGATCCTATGGTTGCAGCTACACATATGTATGATGTTTTAACTCAAGAAAGATTTGATAATATAAGTGGTTCATATATTAGACATGGACAACCAGTCTCATCAAACCCAATAACCTATGATAAAGAAAATATCGATAAATTATGGGATGTAAGTTTAGAGATGTTAGATATTAAAAAGTATTTTTAA
- a CDS encoding CatA-like O-acetyltransferase: MKKIDMNHWERKEMYDFFKLYDLPRYQVTVDIDVTNLHRFVKEKNLSFYFSMMWVVMNELNQIENFKYRIENDDVYLFDQVHPSFTDLIENTNKFKIVNTLFDEDIENFVQCAKSKSKLQKNKFIVYDEEIRQDLVYITVFPWATYTHVTQATQINSKDAIPRILWGKYRVVNDRIIMPLTIEAHHSFVDGYHMGLLINKIEEKIEKL, from the coding sequence ATGAAGAAAATTGATATGAATCATTGGGAAAGAAAAGAAATGTATGATTTCTTTAAACTATATGACTTGCCCAGATATCAGGTTACTGTAGATATCGATGTTACTAATCTTCATAGATTTGTAAAAGAGAAAAACCTCTCATTTTATTTTTCTATGATGTGGGTTGTTATGAATGAACTGAATCAAATTGAAAATTTTAAGTATAGAATTGAAAATGATGATGTTTATCTTTTTGATCAAGTTCATCCATCTTTTACAGATTTGATTGAAAACACCAATAAATTTAAAATCGTGAATACGCTTTTTGATGAAGATATTGAAAATTTTGTTCAATGTGCTAAATCAAAATCGAAATTACAAAAAAATAAATTTATCGTTTATGACGAAGAAATAAGACAAGATCTAGTTTATATAACTGTTTTTCCATGGGCTACATATACACATGTCACACAAGCAACACAAATAAACTCAAAAGATGCGATTCCAAGGATTTTATGGGGTAAATATAGGGTTGTAAATGATAGAATCATAATGCCGTTGACTATAGAAGCACATCATAGTTTTGTAGATGGTTATCATATGGGTTTATTAATCAATAAAATTGAAGAAAAAATAGAGAAATTGTAA
- the msrB gene encoding peptide-methionine (R)-S-oxide reductase MsrB, which yields MKDKKDIKTKLTPLQYHVTQENGTERPFENEFWNHNEEGLYVDIVSGEPLFTSLDKFDSSCGWPSFAKPVTKLETKVDKTFSMVRTEVRSKEADSHLGHLFTDGPIELGGYRYCINSAALKFIPKKDLKKEGYETYLDLFNKK from the coding sequence ATGAAAGATAAAAAAGATATAAAAACTAAATTAACACCACTTCAATATCATGTGACTCAAGAGAATGGAACTGAAAGACCATTTGAAAATGAATTTTGGAATCATAATGAAGAGGGTTTATATGTAGACATAGTTTCAGGAGAGCCTTTGTTTACAAGTCTTGATAAATTTGATAGTAGCTGTGGATGGCCAAGCTTTGCAAAACCTGTTACTAAATTGGAAACAAAAGTTGACAAAACATTTTCAATGGTTAGAACAGAAGTAAGAAGTAAAGAAGCAGATTCTCATCTGGGTCATTTGTTTACAGATGGACCTATTGAACTTGGTGGATATAGATATTGTATTAATTCTGCTGCTTTAAAATTCATACCTAAGAAAGATTTAAAAAAAGAAGGATATGAAACATATCTTGATCTTTTTAATAAAAAATGA
- a CDS encoding phosphatidylglycerophosphatase A family protein → MEQEKQKPSRLEDLNQYEIVVQRLLERGVNLEEIAEITYDLQKKYIPELTLEYCLIHVGKVVKKREVQHAVITGLELDILAEKGLLSEPLSSMLLNDYGLYGIDEVMALSIVNVYGSIGFTNFGYVDKLKPGIIGKLDEEGKLPGKCNTFLDDIVGAIAAAAASSIAHRFSK, encoded by the coding sequence ATGGAACAAGAAAAACAAAAACCTTCACGTTTAGAAGATTTAAATCAATATGAAATTGTTGTTCAAAGATTATTGGAACGTGGTGTTAATTTAGAAGAAATTGCTGAAATCACTTATGACTTACAAAAAAAATACATCCCTGAATTGACTTTAGAATATTGTTTGATTCATGTTGGAAAAGTAGTTAAAAAAAGAGAAGTGCAACACGCTGTGATAACAGGTTTAGAATTAGACATTCTAGCTGAAAAAGGGTTGCTAAGCGAACCTTTATCAAGTATGTTATTAAATGATTATGGTTTATATGGTATTGATGAAGTTATGGCATTATCTATCGTTAATGTATATGGCTCAATCGGATTCACTAATTTTGGGTATGTTGATAAACTAAAACCAGGCATTATAGGCAAACTTGATGAAGAAGGAAAACTACCAGGTAAATGTAATACATTTTTAGATGATATCGTTGGAGCAATCGCTGCAGCAGCAGCAAGTTCTATCGCTCATAGATTTTCAAAATAA
- a CDS encoding GAF domain-containing hybrid sensor histidine kinase/response regulator: MTNSIQFQNIILKIATELININMNQFDQVINDTLALVGDFLGVDRVYVFEYDFDKKTASNTYEWCNNNVEPQIDNLKSSSIEDLMEAFVGQHKAGNNVIIENVLALEKSNPMYNHLMPQGIKSLTTTPLMDNQRCLGFVGYDDVRTERQWNDKETGLLKVLAGMITNAMLTNENQKVLVELKEKANQASLEKTHFLSKISHEFRTPLNGAKNALYLLNSTRITSEQKEYVDIATYSVESLISMIGDILDISKIESGQIEIYEDVFDLENELTNILLTENNIAQEKGLDILFDFDYTINNLFMSDLKKLRQIILNIVNNAIKYTNKGNITLSVKKIKETQTYQVIEFIIKDTGVGIDKAFHEKIFEKFFQIDSGDTRSYEGTGLGLSIVKELVDQLNGKIELTSDLNHGTTFKINLKLKTKEVYDFTKIKKLKVLVIDTDHQSKKIIEILTSMQMSVDSLQNISKHYDLIIFSEEKSFDLIEFYKNNFGKKETIIASLYNEDAKKDKIDIVFNDITSRKQIYQKISAKMSGRRQDIKDLYVNELSGYALVVDDNRLNRIVLENILRKEGIKSKLVDSGLKAIEAVQKERFDIVLMDIQMPNMDGMETSNRIRDLGPQYKYLPIIAVTANAFLNDYDLMKKAQMNDVLFKPINIEQLGRLLRNYISHQKFIFIPHHHIVFDSKEYEKRFEGSMDIAQGVVKAYIETYLDDMKKIEHSIKKHDSKEIGETLHYFKGSCSYLSGKRATWLLTSMMDMNVKNDVDHLKKAYEVLLYEVEKLIEELKIYIATTK; encoded by the coding sequence ATGACAAATAGTATTCAATTTCAAAATATTATCTTAAAGATTGCAACTGAATTAATTAATATTAATATGAATCAATTCGATCAAGTCATTAACGATACGTTGGCTTTAGTTGGTGATTTTTTAGGTGTCGATAGAGTTTATGTTTTTGAATATGATTTTGATAAAAAGACAGCTAGTAATACCTATGAATGGTGTAATAACAATGTAGAACCTCAAATTGACAATTTAAAATCATCTAGTATTGAAGATTTAATGGAAGCCTTTGTTGGTCAGCATAAAGCAGGAAATAATGTCATTATTGAAAATGTTTTAGCCTTGGAGAAGAGCAATCCAATGTATAATCACTTAATGCCTCAAGGTATAAAATCACTTACAACAACACCCTTAATGGATAATCAGAGATGTTTGGGATTTGTTGGATATGATGATGTCAGAACTGAGCGCCAGTGGAACGACAAAGAAACTGGGCTTTTAAAAGTCTTAGCAGGCATGATCACAAATGCTATGCTAACTAATGAAAATCAAAAAGTATTGGTTGAATTAAAGGAAAAAGCAAATCAAGCTAGTTTAGAAAAAACACATTTTTTATCTAAAATTAGTCATGAATTTAGAACGCCATTAAATGGAGCTAAGAATGCATTATATCTCTTAAACTCAACACGTATTACATCTGAACAAAAAGAATATGTAGATATTGCAACATATTCAGTTGAATCACTAATCTCAATGATTGGAGACATCTTAGATATCTCTAAAATTGAAAGTGGACAAATTGAAATTTATGAAGATGTGTTTGACCTAGAAAATGAACTTACTAATATTCTTTTAACTGAAAATAATATTGCTCAAGAAAAAGGATTAGATATCCTCTTTGATTTTGATTACACAATTAATAATTTATTTATGAGCGATTTAAAAAAGCTTAGACAAATCATTTTAAACATTGTTAACAATGCTATAAAATATACAAATAAAGGAAATATCACTTTAAGTGTAAAAAAAATCAAAGAGACACAAACATACCAAGTGATAGAATTTATTATAAAAGATACAGGTGTTGGTATAGACAAAGCATTTCATGAAAAGATCTTTGAAAAATTTTTCCAAATAGATTCTGGAGACACTAGAAGTTACGAAGGAACTGGATTGGGTCTTTCAATTGTAAAAGAATTAGTGGATCAGTTAAATGGAAAAATTGAACTAACCAGTGATTTAAATCATGGAACAACATTTAAAATAAACCTTAAATTAAAAACAAAAGAAGTCTATGATTTTACGAAAATAAAAAAACTAAAAGTTTTAGTTATTGATACAGATCATCAATCGAAAAAAATAATAGAAATTCTTACCTCTATGCAGATGAGCGTTGATAGTTTACAAAATATAAGCAAACATTATGATTTGATTATTTTTAGTGAAGAAAAATCATTTGACTTAATTGAATTCTATAAAAATAATTTTGGTAAAAAAGAAACTATTATAGCATCTCTTTATAACGAAGATGCTAAAAAAGATAAAATAGATATAGTGTTTAATGATATCACATCAAGAAAACAAATATATCAAAAAATTTCAGCTAAAATGAGTGGTCGTAGACAAGACATTAAAGATTTATATGTTAATGAATTATCAGGATATGCTCTTGTAGTTGATGATAATCGATTAAATAGAATAGTTTTAGAAAATATTTTAAGAAAAGAAGGCATAAAATCAAAACTTGTTGATAGTGGGCTAAAAGCTATTGAAGCAGTTCAAAAGGAAAGATTTGATATTGTTTTAATGGATATTCAAATGCCAAATATGGATGGTATGGAAACATCTAATAGAATTAGAGATTTAGGCCCTCAATATAAGTATTTGCCAATCATTGCTGTAACAGCTAATGCATTTTTAAATGACTATGATTTAATGAAAAAAGCTCAAATGAATGATGTTTTATTTAAACCGATAAACATTGAACAATTAGGACGCTTATTAAGGAATTACATATCACACCAAAAATTTATTTTTATTCCTCATCATCATATTGTTTTTGATTCAAAAGAATACGAAAAACGTTTTGAAGGTAGTATGGATATTGCCCAAGGTGTAGTTAAAGCATATATTGAAACTTATCTTGATGATATGAAAAAAATTGAGCATTCAATTAAAAAACATGACTCTAAAGAGATAGGAGAAACACTTCATTATTTCAAAGGATCTTGTTCATACTTAAGTGGAAAGCGGGCAACTTGGTTATTAACTTCAATGATGGACATGAATGTCAAAAATGATGTAGATCATTTGAAAAAAGCGTATGAAGTATTATTATATGAAGTTGAAAAACTAATTGAGGAATTAAAAATCTATATTGCGACTACAAAATAA
- a CDS encoding alpha/beta hydrolase, producing the protein MTYDIDKELRILKALTYEKFSKRRRITNILMNFSMIFAKPVKGMKIKKYSIKGYRDHRIKVYLIKHRKQNNLKKGLLYLHGGSFQLEGTPFHIRNLSKIALNSGYNAVYVKYKLAPKYAFPEGLEDSYKAYIWIKENADKLNIDKNSIAVGGDSAGGNLAIGVTLLVRDRLKEKVNKVLLFYPVIDHRQVTNSIKIYTDTPVWNSLLNKDMWETYLINGDFGMIEYASFINSNLRDFPETYIETAEYDCLRDEGILFAERLKSLNVKVYERHTKHSVHGYDGVFYSKFMKRRIKDRSAFLLGVLNDEEN; encoded by the coding sequence ATGACATATGATATCGATAAAGAGCTTAGAATTCTAAAAGCATTAACATACGAAAAATTCTCTAAAAGAAGAAGAATAACAAATATACTAATGAATTTTAGTATGATTTTTGCGAAACCTGTAAAAGGGATGAAAATAAAGAAATATAGCATAAAAGGATATCGTGATCATAGAATAAAAGTGTATCTTATTAAACATAGAAAACAAAATAATCTAAAAAAAGGATTACTATATTTACATGGTGGTAGTTTCCAACTTGAAGGGACACCTTTTCATATAAGAAATTTATCAAAAATAGCACTTAATTCAGGTTATAATGCGGTGTACGTTAAATATAAGTTAGCTCCTAAATATGCATTTCCTGAAGGTTTAGAGGACAGTTATAAAGCATATATATGGATAAAAGAAAATGCTGATAAATTAAATATCGATAAAAACAGCATAGCAGTTGGTGGAGATAGCGCAGGTGGTAATCTTGCGATTGGTGTAACTTTACTTGTTAGAGATAGATTAAAAGAAAAAGTAAATAAGGTGCTTCTTTTTTATCCAGTTATTGATCATCGACAAGTTACAAACTCAATTAAAATATATACAGATACACCGGTTTGGAATTCTTTGTTAAATAAGGATATGTGGGAGACTTATTTAATAAATGGAGATTTTGGTATGATTGAATATGCTTCGTTTATAAATAGCAATCTACGAGATTTTCCTGAAACATATATTGAAACTGCTGAATATGATTGCTTAAGGGATGAAGGCATCTTATTTGCTGAAAGACTTAAATCATTAAATGTTAAAGTTTACGAAAGACACACAAAGCATTCTGTGCACGGTTATGACGGTGTGTTTTACAGTAAGTTCATGAAGCGAAGAATTAAAGATAGAAGTGCGTTTTTGTTAGGAGTGTTAAATGATGAAGAAAATTGA
- a CDS encoding 4Fe-4S binding protein produces the protein MKKGILTFNDKDCKGCELCTSACPVDILYLDKNRMNEKGYHLISVTDMDKCIGCANCAIICPDSVIKVEVNDR, from the coding sequence ATGAAAAAAGGAATTCTTACGTTTAATGATAAAGATTGTAAAGGATGTGAATTATGTACGAGTGCATGTCCAGTCGATATTTTATATTTAGATAAAAACAGAATGAATGAAAAAGGGTATCATTTAATAAGTGTTACAGATATGGATAAATGTATAGGTTGTGCGAACTGTGCAATTATTTGTCCTGATTCTGTTATAAAAGTAGAGGTGAACGACAGATGA
- a CDS encoding Glu/Leu/Phe/Val family dehydrogenase: MSDFKHFDYMAKHRYEQVVYFYDKTTGLKGITCIHNTTLGPALGGTRLWNYESEEEAVLDCLRLSRGMTYKAAAAGLNLGGGKTVLIGEADKVKSEAYFRALGRYVQSLNGRYITAEDVNTSTKDMDFVSMETDYVVGLEGKSGNPSPMTALGAFHGIRASLQHKFGDEDIKKYTFAVQGAGQTGYYLIKHLVEKKAKKIYFSEINEKHIKRLQKENPEVEFVKPEDFYKLDVDVLVPCALGGSLNSKTIPQIKAKIVAGTANNVLLDEDIHGDMLKDKGILYAPDFVINAGGLINVYHELLTYNVGRATRDIEKIYDRLIDIFDIAERENINTHLAAKVFAKNRIETINHLHDNYIKR; this comes from the coding sequence ATGAGCGATTTTAAACACTTTGACTACATGGCCAAACATAGATATGAGCAGGTAGTCTATTTTTATGACAAAACGACAGGATTAAAGGGAATTACGTGTATTCATAATACAACATTAGGACCAGCCCTTGGTGGTACTAGACTGTGGAATTATGAATCAGAAGAGGAAGCAGTATTAGACTGCTTAAGATTATCAAGAGGTATGACATATAAAGCAGCGGCAGCTGGTCTAAATCTTGGTGGTGGGAAGACTGTACTTATCGGCGAAGCTGATAAAGTGAAATCAGAAGCATATTTTAGAGCGTTAGGTAGATATGTTCAATCATTAAATGGAAGATATATTACAGCAGAAGATGTGAACACATCAACTAAAGATATGGACTTTGTGAGTATGGAAACTGATTATGTTGTTGGACTAGAAGGAAAAAGTGGGAATCCTTCACCAATGACTGCATTAGGTGCTTTTCATGGTATTAGAGCATCACTTCAACATAAATTTGGTGATGAAGATATTAAAAAATATACGTTTGCTGTACAAGGCGCAGGACAAACTGGTTATTATTTAATCAAACATTTAGTAGAAAAAAAGGCAAAGAAAATTTATTTTTCTGAAATTAATGAAAAACATATTAAAAGATTACAAAAAGAAAATCCTGAAGTTGAATTTGTTAAACCTGAAGATTTTTATAAATTAGATGTAGATGTTTTAGTGCCATGTGCATTAGGTGGATCATTAAACTCTAAAACAATACCTCAAATCAAAGCAAAAATAGTTGCAGGAACTGCAAACAATGTTTTATTAGATGAAGACATTCATGGTGATATGCTTAAAGATAAAGGCATATTATATGCACCAGACTTTGTTATTAATGCAGGTGGATTAATCAACGTATATCATGAATTGTTAACATATAATGTAGGTAGAGCTACAAGAGATATTGAAAAAATCTATGATCGTTTAATCGATATATTTGATATTGCTGAAAGAGAGAATATCAATACACATTTAGCTGCAAAAGTATTCGCTAAAAATCGAATTGAAACGATAAATCATTTACACGATAATTACATAAAAAGATAG
- a CDS encoding aldo/keto reductase has translation MQNKTFAKTKKTTSRLGFGSWQLGNTEFWGYMSFDDGIKLVKEAVNQGVTFFDTAPGYGAGMSETIIGEAFNQQHDKIIINTKIGHMADGSIDYSVSSLEDQVYESLERLQVSSIDSVLLHNPDMDILCNETDHFEELQRLKEEGLIKAYGVSIDTYEEFEAVLKHVEVDVIEILFNIFFQDCIPLFKKAKEKGITLIAKVPLDSGWLTGKYNKDSEFEGIRSRWDIDTIEQRAYLTDKLKKITKDDSLTKYAIGFVLSFPEIDIVIPGIKNKVQLVEHIKNVDFQLPEDIKEQFIKLYEEHIKNDPLVW, from the coding sequence ATGCAAAATAAAACCTTTGCAAAAACAAAAAAAACGACATCTAGATTAGGCTTTGGTTCATGGCAATTAGGAAATACTGAATTTTGGGGATATATGTCGTTTGATGATGGCATAAAACTTGTAAAAGAAGCTGTAAATCAAGGTGTAACATTTTTTGATACTGCGCCAGGCTATGGTGCTGGTATGAGCGAGACTATTATTGGAGAAGCATTTAACCAACAACATGACAAAATAATCATCAATACTAAAATTGGTCATATGGCTGATGGTAGCATTGACTACAGTGTATCTTCATTAGAAGATCAAGTCTATGAGTCTTTAGAAAGATTGCAGGTTTCTTCTATTGATAGTGTTTTGTTACATAATCCAGATATGGATATTTTATGTAATGAAACAGATCATTTTGAGGAATTACAACGACTCAAAGAAGAAGGACTTATTAAAGCATATGGAGTAAGTATTGATACTTATGAGGAATTTGAAGCAGTTTTAAAACATGTAGAAGTTGATGTTATTGAAATATTATTTAATATATTTTTCCAAGACTGTATACCTTTATTTAAAAAAGCAAAAGAAAAAGGTATAACTTTAATTGCTAAAGTACCATTGGATTCTGGATGGTTAACAGGAAAATATAATAAAGATTCTGAGTTTGAAGGTATACGTTCAAGATGGGATATAGATACCATTGAGCAAAGAGCATATCTAACTGACAAATTGAAAAAAATAACTAAAGATGATAGTTTAACAAAATATGCAATAGGTTTTGTCTTAAGCTTCCCTGAAATTGATATAGTGATACCGGGAATTAAGAATAAAGTTCAATTAGTAGAACATATAAAAAATGTGGACTTTCAATTACCAGAGGACATTAAAGAACAATTTATTAAATTATATGAAGAACATATAAAAAACGATCCACTTGTTTGGTGA